A genomic stretch from Burkholderia pyrrocinia includes:
- a CDS encoding ABC transporter permease, which produces MTTDASSAGARRQPYRPRLRPRAGSLWLLAALAIAAAVAAPLAVLVAAAFDADLAHWRHLAEFVLPQALVNTLLLLAGVGAIVSIVGTGCAWLVTAYDFPGRRMLTWALLLPLAVPTYIVAFAYLDLLHPIGPVQGAIRWLLGFDSPRQFRLPDLRSLPGAIFVLGFVLYPYVYLSTRAMFVTQSASLLEAARTLGAGRVATFWRVVVPLARPAIAVGVSLALLETLNDIGASEFLGVQTLTVSVYTTWITRSDLSGAAQIALAMLAIVVGMIVLERYGRRRQRYAHGRRMRPIAPRRLTGAAALGAAVLGWLPVLLGFGAPAAYLAVETGKRLHLVGGVSAQLMTGLANTLTIATAATAATLACGLVVAWAARAQRDSARAGPARVCARIASLGYAVPGTVLAIGLLIPFAAADRLLGAVLGRDGLLLMGSATALVIAYTVRFLAIPAGSIEAGLARIPPSLEQASRSLGETAGGTLRRVHLPLLRPALTTSALLVFVDAMKELPATLLLRPLNFDTLATWLYAEAARGTYEEGAVAALAIVLAGLVPVILLARTRHKIGA; this is translated from the coding sequence TTGACAACTGACGCATCGTCCGCCGGCGCGCGCCGCCAGCCGTATCGGCCGCGCCTGCGGCCGCGCGCGGGCAGCCTGTGGCTGCTCGCGGCGCTGGCGATCGCCGCAGCGGTCGCGGCGCCGCTCGCGGTGCTCGTGGCCGCCGCGTTCGACGCCGATCTCGCGCATTGGCGGCATCTCGCCGAATTCGTGCTGCCGCAGGCGCTCGTCAATACGCTGCTGCTGCTCGCGGGCGTCGGCGCGATCGTGTCGATCGTCGGCACGGGCTGCGCATGGCTCGTTACCGCATACGACTTTCCCGGCCGCCGGATGCTGACGTGGGCGCTGCTGCTGCCGCTCGCGGTCCCCACCTACATCGTCGCGTTCGCGTATCTCGACCTGCTGCACCCGATCGGCCCCGTCCAGGGCGCGATCCGCTGGCTGCTCGGCTTCGACAGCCCGCGCCAGTTCCGCCTGCCCGACCTGCGTTCGCTGCCCGGCGCGATCTTCGTGCTCGGCTTCGTGCTGTATCCGTATGTGTACCTGAGCACGCGCGCGATGTTCGTCACGCAGTCCGCGAGCCTGCTCGAAGCCGCGCGCACGCTCGGCGCGGGGCGCGTCGCGACGTTCTGGCGCGTCGTCGTGCCGCTCGCGCGGCCGGCGATCGCGGTCGGCGTGAGCCTCGCGCTGCTCGAAACGCTGAACGACATCGGCGCATCGGAATTCCTCGGCGTGCAAACGCTGACCGTGTCCGTCTACACGACGTGGATCACGCGTTCCGATCTCTCCGGCGCCGCGCAGATCGCGCTCGCGATGCTTGCAATCGTCGTCGGCATGATCGTGCTCGAACGCTACGGACGCCGCCGCCAGCGCTACGCGCATGGCCGGCGCATGCGGCCGATCGCGCCGCGCCGCCTGACGGGCGCGGCCGCGTTGGGCGCCGCCGTGCTCGGCTGGCTGCCCGTGCTGCTGGGCTTCGGTGCACCGGCCGCATATCTCGCGGTCGAGACCGGCAAGCGGCTGCATCTCGTCGGCGGCGTGTCCGCGCAGTTGATGACGGGGCTCGCGAACACGCTGACGATCGCCACCGCCGCGACCGCCGCGACGCTCGCGTGCGGGCTCGTCGTCGCATGGGCCGCGCGCGCGCAACGCGACAGCGCCCGCGCGGGCCCTGCCCGCGTGTGTGCACGGATCGCGAGCCTCGGCTACGCGGTGCCGGGCACCGTGCTCGCGATCGGCCTGCTGATCCCGTTCGCGGCGGCCGACCGGCTGTTAGGCGCGGTGCTCGGCCGCGACGGACTGCTGCTGATGGGCTCGGCGACCGCGCTCGTCATCGCATACACCGTGCGCTTTCTCGCGATTCCGGCCGGCAGCATCGAGGCCGGCCTTGCGCGTATCCCGCCGTCGCTCGAACAGGCATCGCGCTCGCTCGGCGAGACGGCCGGCGGCACGCTGCGCCGCGTGCACCTGCCGCTGCTGCGGCCCGCGCTGACGACGAGCGCGCTGCTGGTGTTCGTCGACGCGATGAAGGAACTACCGGCGACGCTGCTGCTGCGTCCGCTGAATTTCGACACGCTCGCGACCTGGCTGTATGCGGAAGCCGCGCGCGGCACCTATGAGGAAGGCGCGGTCGCCGCGCTCGCGATCGTGCTGGCCGGGCTCGTGCCCGTGATCCTGCTCGCCCGCACCCGCCACAAGATCGGAGCCTGA
- a CDS encoding ABC transporter ATP-binding protein — MNLLELDDLHLGYDTPQGRRTVVDGLSLALPHGDIGCLLGASGCGKTTVLRAIAGFEPVRMGRIVLDGTPVAAPSLDVPPERRRVGMMFQDYALFPHLSAADNVAFGLRRMPKAERRARVAELLELVGLAGSGGAYPHELSGGQQQRIALARALAPSPELLLLDEPFSNLDVDTRERLAFELRDILKRTGHTAILVTHNQAEAFAIADRIGVMKDGRLAQWDTPYALHHHPASPFVADFVRRDALADERARALARGR; from the coding sequence GTGAACCTGCTCGAACTCGATGACCTCCACCTCGGCTACGACACGCCGCAAGGCCGCCGCACGGTGGTCGACGGGCTGAGCCTCGCGCTGCCGCACGGCGACATCGGCTGCCTGCTCGGCGCGTCGGGCTGCGGAAAAACCACCGTGCTGCGCGCGATCGCCGGCTTCGAACCCGTGCGCATGGGGCGCATCGTGCTGGACGGCACGCCCGTCGCGGCGCCGTCGCTCGACGTGCCGCCCGAGCGGCGGCGCGTCGGCATGATGTTCCAGGACTATGCGCTGTTCCCGCACCTGAGCGCGGCCGACAACGTCGCGTTCGGCTTGCGGCGCATGCCGAAGGCCGAACGCCGTGCGCGCGTCGCGGAGCTGCTCGAACTCGTCGGCCTCGCCGGATCCGGCGGCGCCTATCCGCACGAACTGTCGGGCGGCCAGCAGCAGCGCATCGCACTCGCGCGCGCGCTCGCGCCGTCGCCGGAGCTGCTGCTGCTCGACGAGCCGTTCTCGAATCTCGACGTCGATACGCGCGAACGGCTCGCGTTCGAACTGCGCGACATCCTGAAGCGCACCGGCCACACCGCGATCCTGGTCACGCACAACCAGGCCGAAGCGTTCGCGATCGCCGACCGGATCGGCGTGATGAAGGATGGCCGGCTCGCGCAATGGGACACGCCGTACGCGCTGCATCACCATCCGGCCAGCCCGTTCGTCGCGGATTTCGTGCGCCGCGACGCGCTGGCCGACGAACGTGCGCGCGCACTGGCGCGCGGCCGCTGA
- a CDS encoding Lrp/AsnC family transcriptional regulator yields the protein MDAIDRKLLELLQADATLPIAELAQRVNLSQTPCWKRVQRLKETGAIRAQVALCDPRKLGVGTTVFVAIRTNQHTEEWAQRFTQAVRDMPEVVEVYRMSGETDYLLRVVVAGIDDYDRVYKQLIRAVPLFDVSSSFAMEQIKYSTALPVRDHAEPA from the coding sequence ATGGACGCCATCGATCGCAAGCTGCTGGAGCTGTTGCAGGCGGATGCCACGCTGCCGATCGCGGAACTGGCGCAGCGCGTGAACCTGTCGCAGACGCCGTGCTGGAAGCGCGTGCAGCGGCTGAAGGAAACCGGCGCGATTCGCGCGCAGGTTGCGCTGTGCGATCCGCGCAAGCTCGGGGTCGGCACGACCGTGTTCGTCGCGATCCGCACGAACCAGCACACCGAGGAATGGGCGCAGCGTTTCACGCAGGCCGTGCGCGACATGCCGGAAGTCGTCGAGGTCTACCGGATGAGCGGCGAGACCGATTACCTGCTGCGCGTCGTCGTCGCCGGCATCGACGATTACGACCGCGTCTACAAGCAGCTGATTCGCGCGGTGCCGCTGTTCGACGTCAGCTCGTCGTTCGCGATGGAGCAGATCAAGTATTCGACCGCGCTGCCCGTGCGCGATCATGCCGAGCCTGCCTGA
- a CDS encoding NAD(P)-dependent oxidoreductase: protein MTQRTLNIALFGATGMIGSRIAAEAARRGHRVTALSRNPGAAGDGITAKAADLFDAASIAAALPGHDVVASAYGPKQDDAAKVVAAAKALVAGTRQAGLKRLVVVGGAGSLEVAPGKQLVDSEGFPEAYKAVALAHRDALDYLKTVGDLDWTFFAPAALIAPGERTGTFRTGVGKLIVDAQGNSKISAEDYAVAFVDALEQRSFVREIATVAY, encoded by the coding sequence ATGACGCAACGTACCTTGAATATCGCGCTGTTCGGCGCCACCGGCATGATCGGCTCGCGCATCGCAGCGGAAGCCGCACGGCGCGGCCATCGCGTGACCGCACTGTCGCGCAACCCCGGTGCGGCCGGCGACGGCATCACGGCGAAGGCGGCCGACCTGTTCGACGCGGCCAGCATCGCGGCCGCGCTGCCGGGCCATGACGTCGTCGCGAGCGCGTACGGCCCGAAGCAGGACGACGCGGCGAAGGTCGTCGCGGCCGCGAAGGCGCTGGTCGCCGGCACGCGTCAGGCGGGCCTGAAGCGGCTCGTGGTGGTGGGCGGCGCGGGTTCGCTCGAAGTCGCGCCCGGCAAGCAGCTCGTCGACAGCGAAGGCTTCCCGGAAGCGTACAAGGCGGTCGCGCTCGCGCACCGCGATGCGCTCGACTACCTGAAGACGGTCGGCGATCTCGACTGGACGTTCTTCGCGCCGGCCGCGCTGATCGCACCGGGCGAGCGGACGGGCACGTTCCGCACCGGCGTCGGCAAGCTGATCGTGGACGCGCAGGGCAACAGCAAGATCTCGGCGGAAGACTACGCGGTCGCGTTCGTCGACGCGCTCGAGCAACGCAGCTTCGTGCGCGAGATCGCGACGGTCGCGTATTGA
- a CDS encoding Rrf2 family transcriptional regulator, translating into MNTSSRFAFAVHVLALLSMQEGAPLSSDIIAGSVNTNPALIRRLLSMLAGAGLTTSQLGAGGGALLAREPGEITLLDVYRAVDDAQLFALHREAPNPACLVGRHIQGVLIDYIGDAQRAMEASLATRTLADVTADVLDSEQRKQHAGRAGG; encoded by the coding sequence ATGAATACCAGCAGCCGGTTCGCGTTTGCCGTCCACGTGCTTGCCTTGCTGTCGATGCAGGAAGGCGCGCCGTTGTCGTCCGACATCATCGCGGGCAGCGTGAACACGAATCCGGCGCTGATCCGCCGGTTGCTGTCGATGCTGGCGGGCGCGGGGCTGACCACGTCGCAGCTCGGCGCGGGCGGCGGCGCGCTGCTGGCGCGCGAGCCCGGCGAGATCACGCTGCTCGACGTGTACCGCGCGGTCGACGATGCCCAATTGTTCGCGCTGCACCGCGAGGCGCCGAATCCCGCGTGTCTCGTCGGGCGGCACATCCAGGGCGTGCTGATCGACTACATCGGCGACGCGCAGCGCGCGATGGAGGCATCGCTCGCCACGCGCACGCTTGCCGACGTAACGGCCGACGTGCTGGATTCGGAGCAGCGCAAGCAACACGCGGGGCGCGCCGGCGGGTGA
- a CDS encoding IclR family transcriptional regulator has product MSTTVTPSASRDRESSPDEITALARGLAVLRRIAAADAPVSNRELTELTGIPKPTVSRITATLVSAGFLFQLPDSERFVLTASVLELSHGFLRNFDIRARSRPFMIELAERTSLSVHLAVRDRLDMVAIDVIRPRSAVLVTRLEIGSRMDIARTAVGRAYLAALEDDERRQLLDSLRTTAGDDWPHVSARLNPALDEAMREGHAIAIGEWREGLNAVAAGFVGPSGQRYSVNCGGASHQCPPEWLQEHVVPALHECIAKITREIGGAPARRISV; this is encoded by the coding sequence GTGTCGACAACTGTAACCCCTTCCGCGTCCCGGGACCGTGAATCGTCGCCCGACGAGATCACCGCGCTCGCCCGCGGCCTTGCCGTGCTGCGCCGCATCGCGGCTGCCGACGCGCCCGTCAGCAACCGCGAGCTGACCGAACTGACCGGCATCCCGAAGCCGACCGTGTCGCGCATCACCGCGACGCTGGTCAGCGCCGGCTTCCTGTTCCAGTTGCCCGACAGCGAGCGCTTCGTGCTCACCGCGTCGGTGCTCGAGCTGAGCCACGGCTTCCTGCGCAACTTCGACATCCGCGCGCGTTCGCGGCCGTTCATGATCGAGCTGGCCGAACGCACGTCGCTGTCCGTGCACCTTGCGGTGCGCGACCGGCTCGACATGGTCGCGATCGACGTGATCCGGCCGCGCTCGGCCGTGCTCGTCACGCGCCTCGAAATCGGCTCGCGGATGGACATCGCGCGCACGGCCGTCGGCCGCGCGTATCTCGCGGCACTCGAGGACGACGAGCGGCGCCAATTGCTCGACTCGCTGCGCACGACGGCGGGCGACGACTGGCCGCATGTGTCCGCAAGACTCAATCCCGCGCTCGACGAAGCGATGCGCGAAGGCCACGCGATCGCGATCGGCGAATGGCGCGAGGGCCTGAATGCGGTCGCGGCCGGTTTCGTCGGCCCGTCGGGCCAGCGCTATTCGGTGAATTGCGGCGGTGCGTCGCACCAGTGTCCGCCCGAATGGCTACAGGAACATGTCGTACCCGCACTGCACGAATGCATCGCGAAAATCACCCGCGAGATCGGCGGCGCGCCGGCCCGGCGCATCAGCGTGTAA
- a CDS encoding PhoX family protein — protein MPALPNAARRQALKILAGAPMLPLSGLALPALLTGCGGDDNPTSTPAPVAAAYTSATFSAMAAPTLDNAAAMATTTVGSTLSVSFSDGSSRNFKLAYRPFFVTGDMVPDGKGGTTLAGGYYDINNQPIIDRSVAGKERQFYSDCPDGSSLLTLKNANVPGVKGNTVFAVVQFEYTTRDRASASQYGQLPSPIAVLTLDQDPATGALKVVKYHNVDTSNAHGLWITCGASLSPWGTHLSSEEYEPDATKAATDAQFKAFSKNTFGDETKANPYHYGHLPEITVNADGTGTVKKHYCLGRISHELIQVMPDQRTVMMGDDATNGGLFMFVADKAADLSAGTLYVAKWAQTSSAGAGTATLTWIRIGHATSSEIEALANTLKASDIMDLTTTDPNDASYTKIHFGGKFNWMRVKPGMEKAAAFLETHRYAALLGGSMAFTKLEGTTVNAKDKIVYTAMSRIETSMVKGNAVSRDVAVDKKIAAGAVYALNLKGSQRDTTGGAIDSEWVPVDMGAPAALVGEDLAAADGLGNLANPDKIANPDNLKFSEKLRTLFIGEDSGMHVNNFLWAYNVDTKSLVRVLSCPAGAESTGLHAVDEINGWTYVMSNFQHAGDWETPLHDKVKPTLDPLVRANFKDRFGASVGYLTAEQTSIKLAKA, from the coding sequence ATGCCCGCGTTGCCCAATGCTGCCCGTCGTCAGGCCCTGAAGATCCTCGCCGGCGCGCCGATGCTTCCCCTTTCCGGCCTCGCGCTGCCGGCCCTGCTGACGGGTTGCGGCGGCGACGACAATCCGACGTCGACGCCGGCCCCGGTCGCCGCCGCCTATACGTCGGCGACGTTCTCGGCGATGGCCGCACCCACGCTCGACAACGCGGCCGCAATGGCCACGACGACGGTCGGCTCGACGCTGTCGGTGTCGTTCTCGGACGGTTCGTCGCGCAACTTCAAGCTCGCGTACCGGCCGTTCTTCGTGACGGGCGACATGGTGCCGGACGGCAAGGGCGGCACGACGCTCGCGGGCGGCTATTACGACATCAACAACCAGCCGATCATCGATCGCTCGGTAGCCGGCAAGGAGCGCCAGTTCTATTCCGACTGCCCGGACGGCAGCTCGCTGCTCACGCTGAAGAATGCGAACGTGCCCGGCGTGAAGGGCAACACGGTGTTCGCGGTCGTGCAGTTCGAATACACGACGCGCGACCGTGCCAGCGCATCGCAGTACGGCCAGCTGCCGTCGCCGATCGCGGTGCTCACGCTCGACCAGGATCCGGCCACCGGCGCGCTGAAGGTCGTCAAGTACCACAACGTCGACACGTCGAACGCGCACGGCCTGTGGATCACCTGCGGTGCGAGCCTGTCGCCGTGGGGCACGCACCTGTCGAGCGAGGAGTACGAGCCGGACGCGACGAAGGCCGCGACCGACGCGCAGTTCAAGGCGTTCAGCAAGAACACGTTCGGCGACGAGACGAAGGCGAACCCCTACCACTACGGCCACCTGCCCGAGATCACCGTGAACGCGGACGGCACGGGCACCGTGAAGAAGCACTACTGCCTCGGCCGCATCTCGCACGAGCTGATCCAGGTGATGCCGGACCAGCGCACCGTGATGATGGGCGACGACGCAACCAACGGCGGCCTGTTCATGTTCGTCGCCGACAAGGCGGCCGACCTGTCGGCCGGCACGCTGTACGTCGCAAAGTGGGCGCAGACGTCGTCCGCCGGCGCGGGCACGGCGACGCTGACGTGGATCAGGATCGGCCACGCGACGAGCAGCGAGATCGAAGCGCTCGCGAACACGCTGAAGGCGTCGGACATCATGGACCTGACGACCACCGACCCGAACGATGCGAGCTACACGAAGATCCACTTCGGCGGCAAGTTCAACTGGATGCGCGTGAAGCCGGGGATGGAGAAGGCGGCCGCGTTCCTGGAGACGCACCGCTACGCGGCGCTGCTCGGCGGCAGCATGGCGTTCACGAAGCTCGAAGGCACGACCGTGAACGCGAAGGACAAGATCGTCTATACGGCGATGTCGCGGATCGAGACGTCGATGGTCAAGGGCAACGCGGTGTCGCGCGACGTCGCGGTCGACAAGAAAATCGCCGCGGGCGCCGTCTATGCGCTGAACCTGAAGGGTAGCCAGCGCGACACGACGGGCGGCGCGATCGACAGCGAATGGGTGCCGGTCGACATGGGCGCGCCGGCCGCGCTCGTCGGCGAGGATCTCGCCGCGGCCGACGGGCTCGGCAACCTCGCGAACCCGGACAAGATCGCGAACCCGGACAACCTGAAGTTCTCCGAGAAGCTGCGCACGCTCTTCATCGGCGAAGACTCGGGCATGCACGTGAACAACTTCCTGTGGGCCTACAACGTCGACACGAAATCGCTCGTGCGCGTGCTGTCGTGCCCGGCCGGCGCCGAATCGACGGGCCTGCACGCGGTCGACGAGATCAACGGCTGGACCTACGTCATGAGCAACTTCCAGCACGCGGGCGACTGGGAAACGCCGCTGCACGACAAGGTCAAGCCGACGCTCGACCCGCTCGTGCGCGCGAACTTCAAGGACCGCTTCGGCGCCAGCGTCGGCTACCTGACGGCCGAGCAGACCAGCATCAAGCTCGCGAAGGCCTGA
- a CDS encoding amino acid permease, protein MKNLQRHLSARHIRFLALGSAIGTGLFYGSASAIQLAGPAVILAYILGGAAVYMVMRALGEMAVREPVAGSFGHYATENLGPFAGFVTGWTYTLEMVIVAIADITAFGIYMGFWFPDVPQWIWVLAVVAIICGLNLCHVKVFGELEFWLSIIKVGAIVAMIGGGVAILLTGMHFGHSADVPTFANLWNHGGFLPNGIGGLIASLSVVIFAYGGIEVIGMSAGEAKDPERVIPRAINAVPARILLFYVLTMVVLMSISPWTGVGGDGSPFVQIFSALGVKSAATILNLVVISAAISAINSDIFGAGRMMFGMARQGQAPRVLTTTSRHGVPWVTVLVMAGALLVGVLLNYLMPKDVFLMVAAIATFATVWVWLMILLSQVAMRRRLSSTEVAALKFKVPLWPVAPALTIAFMGFVIVMLGWFEDTRVALYVGAAWLALLAALFYARIRPNLAPASR, encoded by the coding sequence ATGAAAAACTTGCAGCGCCACCTGAGCGCGCGGCACATCCGCTTTCTCGCGCTGGGCTCGGCGATCGGCACGGGCCTGTTCTACGGTTCGGCGTCCGCGATCCAGCTCGCGGGCCCGGCCGTGATCCTGGCGTACATCCTCGGCGGCGCGGCCGTCTATATGGTGATGCGCGCGCTCGGCGAGATGGCCGTGCGCGAACCCGTCGCCGGCTCGTTCGGCCACTACGCGACCGAGAACCTCGGCCCGTTCGCGGGATTCGTCACGGGCTGGACCTACACGCTCGAAATGGTGATCGTCGCGATCGCCGACATCACCGCGTTCGGCATCTACATGGGCTTCTGGTTTCCGGATGTCCCGCAATGGATCTGGGTGCTCGCGGTCGTCGCGATCATCTGCGGGCTGAACCTGTGCCACGTGAAGGTGTTCGGCGAACTCGAGTTCTGGCTGTCGATCATCAAGGTCGGCGCGATCGTCGCGATGATCGGCGGCGGCGTCGCGATCCTGCTGACCGGCATGCACTTCGGCCATTCGGCCGACGTGCCGACGTTCGCGAACCTGTGGAACCATGGCGGCTTCCTGCCGAACGGTATCGGCGGGCTGATCGCGTCGCTGTCGGTCGTGATCTTCGCGTACGGCGGGATCGAGGTGATCGGGATGAGCGCCGGCGAGGCGAAGGACCCGGAGCGCGTGATTCCGCGCGCGATCAACGCGGTGCCCGCGCGCATCCTGCTGTTCTACGTGCTGACGATGGTCGTGCTGATGTCGATCAGCCCGTGGACGGGCGTCGGCGGCGACGGCAGCCCGTTCGTGCAGATCTTCTCGGCGCTCGGCGTGAAGTCGGCCGCGACGATCCTCAACCTGGTCGTGATCAGCGCGGCGATCTCTGCGATCAACAGCGATATCTTCGGCGCGGGCCGGATGATGTTCGGGATGGCGCGGCAGGGCCAGGCGCCTCGCGTGCTGACGACGACGTCGCGGCACGGCGTGCCGTGGGTCACGGTGCTCGTGATGGCCGGTGCACTGCTCGTCGGCGTGCTGCTCAACTACCTGATGCCGAAGGACGTGTTCCTGATGGTCGCGGCGATCGCGACGTTCGCAACGGTGTGGGTGTGGCTGATGATCCTGCTGTCGCAGGTTGCGATGCGCCGCCGCCTGTCGAGCACCGAAGTTGCGGCGCTGAAGTTCAAGGTGCCGTTGTGGCCGGTCGCGCCGGCACTGACGATCGCGTTCATGGGTTTCGTGATCGTGATGCTCGGCTGGTTCGAGGATACGCGCGTCGCGCTGTATGTCGGCGCAGCGTGGCTCGCACTGCTCGCGGCCCTGTTCTACGCCCGGATCCGCCCGAACTTAGCGCCTGCGTCACGTTGA
- a CDS encoding ammonium transporter: MDGLKSGVDTLFLLIGAVMVLAMHAGFAFLELGTVRKKNQVNALVKILVDFSVSTLAYFLIGYTIAYGVEFFDDIGTLSQHNGYALVRFFFLLTFAAAIPAIVSGGIAERAKFNPQLVATLIIVGFIYPFFEGIAWNERYGVQAWLTHAFGAPFHDFAGSVVVHAFGGWVALPAVLLLGARHGRYAKDGRIAAHPPSNIPFLALGAWVLAVGWFGFNVMSAQTLDKISGLVAVNSLMAMVGGTLAAWMAGRNDPGFTYNGPLAGLVAVCAGSDVMHPIGALVTGAAAGALFVAMFTCVQNKWRIDDVLGVWPLHGMCGALGGIAAGVFGLPALGGLGGVSFLSQLVGTLGGIAIATAGGTLVYGALKATVGLRLDREAEFDGADLSIHRISATPERD, from the coding sequence ATGGATGGTCTGAAATCCGGCGTCGACACACTGTTCCTGTTGATCGGCGCCGTCATGGTGCTCGCGATGCACGCGGGCTTCGCATTTCTCGAACTCGGCACGGTCCGCAAGAAGAACCAGGTCAACGCGCTCGTGAAGATCCTGGTCGACTTCTCGGTGTCGACACTCGCGTACTTCCTCATCGGTTACACGATCGCGTACGGCGTCGAGTTCTTCGACGACATCGGCACGCTGTCGCAGCACAACGGCTACGCGCTCGTGCGCTTCTTCTTCCTGCTGACCTTCGCTGCGGCCATTCCCGCGATCGTGTCCGGCGGCATCGCCGAGCGCGCGAAGTTCAATCCGCAGCTCGTCGCGACACTGATCATCGTCGGCTTCATCTATCCGTTCTTCGAAGGGATTGCATGGAACGAACGCTACGGCGTGCAGGCCTGGCTCACGCACGCGTTCGGTGCGCCGTTCCACGATTTCGCGGGCTCGGTCGTCGTGCATGCGTTCGGCGGCTGGGTCGCGCTGCCGGCCGTGCTGCTGCTCGGCGCGCGCCACGGTCGTTATGCGAAGGACGGCCGGATCGCCGCGCACCCGCCGTCGAACATCCCGTTCCTCGCGCTCGGCGCATGGGTGCTCGCGGTCGGCTGGTTCGGCTTCAACGTGATGAGCGCGCAGACGCTCGACAAGATCAGCGGCCTCGTCGCCGTGAACTCGCTGATGGCGATGGTCGGCGGCACGCTCGCCGCGTGGATGGCGGGCCGCAACGATCCGGGCTTCACGTACAACGGGCCGCTCGCGGGCCTCGTCGCGGTGTGCGCGGGCTCCGACGTGATGCACCCGATCGGCGCGCTCGTCACGGGCGCGGCGGCCGGCGCGCTGTTCGTCGCGATGTTCACCTGCGTGCAGAACAAGTGGCGCATCGACGATGTGCTCGGCGTGTGGCCGCTGCACGGGATGTGCGGCGCGCTCGGCGGCATCGCGGCCGGCGTGTTCGGCCTGCCCGCGCTCGGCGGTCTCGGCGGCGTGTCGTTCCTGTCGCAGCTCGTCGGCACACTCGGCGGCATCGCGATCGCAACCGCCGGCGGCACGCTCGTCTACGGCGCGCTGAAGGCGACCGTCGGGCTGCGCCTCGACCGCGAAGCCGAATTCGACGGCGCGGACCTGTCGATCCACCGGATCTCGGCGACGCCCGAACGCGACTGA
- a CDS encoding Fe(3+) ABC transporter substrate-binding protein, whose protein sequence is MSNPRTRLLPLAGALALAAAAFAPLAHAAEEVSLYTTREPKLIQPLIDAFTKQSGVKVNTVFVKDGLLERVKAEGAQSPADVLMTVDVGNLLDLVDGGLTQPVRSKALDDAIPANLRGANGDWYALSLRDRVLYVEKDLKVDAFRYEDLADPKWKGKVCIRSGQHPYNTALVAAMIAHDGEAATEKWLRGVKANLARKATGGDRDVARDILGGICDVGLANAYYVGHMKNAEPGTDARKWGDAIKVVRPTFANAKSGGTHVNISGASVAKHAPHKANAVKLLEYLVSPEAQALYAQANYEYPVRANVKLDPVIASFGTLKVDPLSLADIAKHRKQASQLVDKVGFDN, encoded by the coding sequence ATGTCGAATCCGCGCACCCGCCTGCTGCCGCTCGCCGGCGCCCTCGCCCTTGCCGCGGCCGCATTCGCGCCGCTGGCCCATGCGGCCGAGGAAGTGAGCCTGTACACCACCCGCGAGCCGAAGCTGATCCAGCCGCTCATCGACGCGTTCACGAAACAGAGCGGCGTCAAGGTCAACACGGTGTTCGTGAAGGACGGCCTGCTCGAGCGCGTGAAGGCCGAAGGCGCGCAGTCGCCGGCCGACGTGCTGATGACGGTCGACGTCGGCAACCTGCTCGATCTCGTCGACGGCGGGCTCACGCAGCCGGTGCGCTCGAAGGCGCTCGACGACGCAATTCCCGCGAACCTGCGCGGCGCGAACGGCGACTGGTATGCACTGTCGCTGCGCGACCGCGTGCTGTACGTCGAAAAGGACCTGAAGGTCGATGCGTTCCGCTACGAAGATCTCGCCGACCCGAAATGGAAGGGCAAGGTCTGCATCCGCTCGGGCCAGCATCCGTACAACACGGCGCTCGTCGCCGCGATGATCGCGCACGACGGCGAAGCCGCGACCGAGAAGTGGCTGCGCGGCGTGAAGGCGAACCTCGCGCGCAAGGCGACGGGCGGCGACCGCGACGTCGCGCGCGACATCCTCGGCGGCATCTGCGACGTCGGTCTTGCGAACGCGTACTACGTCGGTCACATGAAGAACGCCGAGCCGGGCACCGATGCACGCAAGTGGGGCGACGCGATCAAGGTCGTGCGGCCGACGTTCGCGAACGCGAAGAGCGGCGGCACGCACGTGAACATCAGCGGCGCGTCGGTCGCGAAGCACGCGCCGCACAAGGCCAACGCGGTGAAGCTGCTCGAATACCTCGTGTCGCCGGAAGCGCAGGCGCTGTATGCGCAGGCGAACTACGAATACCCGGTGCGCGCGAACGTGAAGCTCGACCCGGTGATCGCGAGCTTCGGCACGCTGAAGGTCGATCCGCTGTCGCTGGCTGACATCGCGAAGCATCGCAAGCAGGCGAGCCAGCTCGTCGACAAGGTCGGCTTTGACAACTGA